Part of the Candoia aspera isolate rCanAsp1 chromosome 1, rCanAsp1.hap2, whole genome shotgun sequence genome, AAGATAAAAGCTTACTTTGGATGCACCCTGTTCATCAATGTTTTGAATCCATTTGTAGCTAATTGATACAGATACCTCACAAGTAGGACACTGTATGAAAGCCTTTTTTTGTGATTTGGCTCGGACGTCTATAATTCAGAGATGCATACTATCTTGTCTGGGTAGGAATCTGTTCTGATTGCTACTTGGATTGAAGACTTCCAGGGAATATCAAGGCTGTAGAAAAGGAATTGAAGAAGagaacaatggcaaaccacttctgtagtgTTGTCAACAAAACTATATTGGAGTCACCAGGAATACTTAAGATTGACTaaagagtattttaaaataaatatcaggTTCACCtgcccacacccacacacacacacccacacacacagcaTATTACTTGTGTCTTATTTTCAAAGgtagtattaaaaaaataacttacaaATAGGAAGATAAGGCACTGAAAGAAACAAATAGACCGTCATGAAACATTAACATGCAATAATGAATACTAAAAACTTATTACAACTATATTGTCACAAAATCTATGTGAAGACCATATGATACATATAATTTTCATTTGTTATGCAGTCTACTCTTACAACAGAAAACTGAATGGAGATCTAACGTTAAAACTACAGCATTTTATATTCTCACAATGTTGTTCAAATACATGGTTAATTGTATTTATCTTCCAGTACAACTGCAAAATATCTGtttcttaacacacacacacacacaccataaaaTGCATATAGTATAGGCAAGGTAACTAGGGAAGGAGCTATCTGCTTCCCCAGCAACGTCTTTTGCAAAGCGACAATCATTTAGCATTTTGCTCCAAAGCAGAGTACTCCATTTCCGAAACCTTGGAAGTATCAATCAGTTTTGTAAGGCCAGTTTTAGCTGAGTATTTAAAGATAAACGCCTTCATGAGTTCATACCTGTAGTTTCGATTGATGAAGCTATAGAGGATGGGATTGATGCAACAATGAACCAGAGAGAAACACTGAGTAATGTGAAGGGCTGCATAAAGGAAGCTCTCCATTTGGCAGCTGAACGGTATGAAATGGAAGGCCAAGAAGAAGTCAAGCAAGACAACTATGTGGTATGGCAGCCAACAGACAAGGAACACGAGGACATAGGAGAAGATGATTTTCACATTACGCTTCCTCTCTTGATCGTTAGAGGCTGATACAGCTGTTGCTAGAAGACAGTAAGAAACAGCAATGACAGGAAAGGGAATGACAAAACCTAAAATAACGGAGGTCAGCTCTATGCCAGCTAGCCACTCCTTTGCAGTCTCCTCCGGATAGGCAGGACGACAGTAGGTCTCATTGTTGGAGGAAACTGTCTTGAGGTAATAGGTATCGGGAAGGGCGGCAAAGAATGCAAAGAGCCATACTGAGATGCAAACGCAACAACGGAGTCTCTTCTTTTTAACACCGCTGGCAGTTTTGAAGTAAGCGACTGAGAGGTACCGATCCACACTCATGCACGTCAAGAAGAAGATGCTGCCATACAGATTGATGGAGAACACGAGGTGAGCTATCTTGCATGTGACTTCCCCCATGTTCCACTGGCTGTGCTGAACAAAGGAGACCACCCAGATGGGAAGAGTGATGATCACACAGAGGTCAGCCACAGCGAGGTTGAAGATATACAAGTGAGTTTCATAGCTGGTAATTCTGGCTTGAAAATTCATCCAGACAACCACGAAATTGGCCACTAAGCCaatcataaaaataaagatatacaaaaagGAGAGGGTGTAGAGCAGAGCACTTTTGCTAAGCACAGTTGGACACAACAAGGAGTCCACAGTGATACAGTCTCCATTGTTGCAGGTCACATTGGTTTCAGTGAGATTCTCCGCTTCCACAAGATCGAATATTGGAGGCAAGTCAATGGTATTCATCGCAGATGAATTATGATGAAATGAGTCTGGAAAAAAGCAAGAGCAAAAAAGACAGCATGAACAATTTAGTCAAAGAGTATCCATCATTTGCAGTTGCCTTTGTATCAAAGAACTTATGAATTCCACAGAAGTACTTCAGGCTTTGGCTGGGCAGAATTTTATACATGCCATTGTGTAATCACTCCTAATTTTAACAAATTACAAATGTGGAATAAGAATCACAACTGTAAGCTGTATGCAAATGAAACAACAACGTTGGCTTTTTATTCACTTTTTAATAGATATCCATACACTATTTCATTGAATATTGTTCCTATTTAGAAAGCACAAAGGTCGTTAAGGACGAAGAACCTTGGGTATACTACCTTTCATAGATTAAAACACAGTTCTCCTTTGTGCAAAGGAACGCAATCCTCCAGTCTCAACAGTTCCAAAACTTAGAACTCTTTATTCAAGGATCTCAGTTTTCTTCTTCTCAAGGTCTtctctaaaataaaaacattttaatgtaaatagTTTTAATGTCAGGAAAGCAATGTTAAGGAAAACGTATTGCTCTAAGATTTTAGATGGATTTGAAACAGAGACAGGCAATTGCAGAAATGAAGTGGGTCCTATCTCGGCCACAGAGAAAGACTGAGCGGATCACCTCCCTTCAGGCGCAGCCCAGGGGCGGGGACAGCCGTCGTCACACAACTGCCTGTCTGCCAGCAGACAAGGTTCAAAGCAGCAGTAACACAGGCTGTTTTGTAACATACAGACCTGCGTTTCATGCTAGTGGAAATACAAAGCATGACTAAGCAGGTGTGTTATCTCAGACGAAACGTTTCTAGGActcaaaggagaaagagagaaacatgTTTACTGCAAACAGCTGTAGGAAATTCCCATCTTACCTGCCAGGGGCAATATTAACCCTGTATGTCGAGTGGCATACAGTTTAATGATTATTACTACTATTAAGATTTGTGcattgggaagtatggaaaagtGAACCTTTTCCCATGAGAAAGCCAAGGGGAAGGGAGAGAACAAACCTACTAAGAAGGCTGAACATACTAAGAAAGTAGGTATGAAAGAGTTACATTCCATACGATTagcagttctgggctgcaaaattccagacaaccactagattgGCAGCGAAGTCTTAAcatttttctatagctttttgctgccatctaatggtcacccaagttttacagcccagatctggtagccctaattgaGATTGCCGATTGAGACGTCTCTCggcttttaaaatgtaacttaCCTGAATATTGTTGCTGTACATCTATAAGAATTGAAAGATCAGAAGTAGCAGTTACTACAGGAGTTAGCTAGAAGGAGAAATCTCTAAAAGCTTTCAGAAGTAGATCTTTTCTGACTTGACAATGGATTTATCTGTGCATAACTGCAACAGGTTGCCCCATTCCCTTGTAATCATTTATCCTGTTTCAGAGGAGTTTTGAAATGTAAACTCATAGCACTGAAACCAGTATCCTGCCCTATTGTTTCATTCAACTGATCTCTTTCTGTAAGCAATTGTTATGTTGTCCAGTTGCAAGCAGACCTGGCTAAGCCTAAGAGCTTATCCTGAAGGGCTCCATCAAGCCTTCTGCTTGAGGGAAAACTTGAATGGCATGCAGATCCCTAGAGCTGTTCCTGCAAGGTCAGCTCTTACCGTGGTCTCTTGTTCAGATGACAGCATTTCCAAAGTTGTGGAAAAGGGGGTGCAGTTGGACTATGGCACAATGCCAAACATCAGCTTCCTGCCTTATGCCACAAGCTAAAATTACCTTCCATCTTTAGCTGATATTGTCTCTAATCTCTATTAAATTTCCATCCGACAGCCAGTACATTTCCAGACATCTGTGTAGTATTTGCTGAGATTCTTTACTGtcaaatgttgaaataaattgGCGATTACATCAGGAAAGTTTAATGttcatttgagaaaaaaatcaggaaaggtGAGATAGAGACAAGAAAATACCTGGTATGCATTCATGCACTTACAGCTGCCCACTGGACTGTGATTTCTGGGAAGatatttgggctgcagaaattCAGTTGGTCACTAGGTGgtggcaaagagatgcagaaagcgAATTATTTCCTGCCATCTGGTGTGTGTCCAGATCTTTGGAGTCCAGAGATCGTAGCCCCAAAAGAGGTAAAGAATTCCTGAAGTTAAGCTGCATGGCATGTAATTTTCTGGGGCAatgtggtattttttttttaacttctctgtTTACCTTACAGCCTGGGATTTCCTGTTGGTGGAGCTCTTCAAAAGAACAGACACCAACCTTAGATCTTTAAATTAGAAACTGTTCCTGTTACAGGCAGCTTAGGCTTGACAATCCTATAGACCAAAAACAGGCAATTTAGtgccttccagttgtttcttACTACACTGTCCCTTACCATTTAGCCACTTACATCAATCCTTGCAAGCATGAAGTCCAAACCATCCAGAGAGCCCCAAATTGCCTTCCCTGGCATACAGAAAGGAGTTTGTAGTagtagtatgtatttatttggtcaatgaccagcaaagaaAGGAGTTTATTGTATTGACTAGAAATGCTagcaactattttttttccctctttaagCACATATGGTCAATTATTCACATTTTTTATGGGACTGATTTTGTCATTTGAATTCGAACATTTGCCTTTTGAAGACATAAAAATGTTCTGACATCCCAGGTCTGTAATTTCCAAGAATTCATTTCCCAAAATGAATTTTACAGAATGTTCCTATTAAGCTATGGGCCACTTATTTTCCTCTTTAGCACAGCATGTTAATTGAGAAAACTAGGGCTACCATAtgtgggctgtaaaaatccagttaaccaccaaatggcagcaaagagaaaattCTTAACTCTTTGTTTTCCTATAGTGATTGCCCCAAAGTTTGCAGCCCCAGTATGGTAGCCCCAGAGTAAACTCACATTTCTAGCCCCAAAATTAGTAATCTCTGAACTCCTACTCAAACGTTGGTCTGTCATAATGGAAATTCAGCCATGATTACTAACTATGCTTCTAGCAAAAGTccagaaaacaaaggaaattacTTCCACTAGCTCAAACACTCCATTTTATAGTGTCAGTATCAAAATGGTACAATTGTGTGAGTGCAAAGCAGGGCTATATATTGAGGGACCTGCAGGCCTACTGGTGATTCTAAATGGTCCCATAGCTCTATAAAAACACTGTCCTCTTCCAGTGGGAGGGAGGCTTTGTGGTTCAGGTTGGAGAGGCAGTTTTTTCTGCAGCTAGTTGATGACCCTCAGTCCTGAATGTAAAGGACTACAGAGGAAGACATTCTGAATGGGTCTGTGACTCAGGTCCTTTGCTCAAAAGCCCAGGAGGAGCTAAGCCAGAACAGAAAAATTGGCAGGGAAAGCACAGGCAGAAATAGAACAGGAGAAGGTATTTCTTTTCAGAGCTGTTCTGCAGTTGTGTGCTTTCACTTTTGTTCGCATTTCTGTCCCTCTATTTCCTTGTTTGCAGATTAATGATACataacacacacatacccacacacagtAACTTGGTTCCGGTATCTTATTTCCCATGTAGTATCTTCATTGTAGTTATTCAAATAATTGTTACTTCAATGTTGGGTTTGTACTAACACCATGGATTCTAAAAGTTCTTTCTCTTGTCACCTGGGTGAAAAGGGAAACTAGAACCATTTCTTTAAAAGCTTTAGGTAAGAGGGGGTAGGAGATTCCAGATTCCAGAAAGAGATCTGAAAGGCTGTGTCATGTGTCTGTGACACACACCCTGCTACAAATGCATACACATGCgcaagggtgggtgggtgggtggggtgtcTAAACAATATTTAAACCAAGGAAGAATCTTTTGACCtaaaggggaaaaatgcaaaCAAGGTAGAGATGGATTGTTAGGAGGAATAAACTCCAAACAacaccagcctttttttttttttgctccctgCCACAATTCAGAGAGTTATAGACTCAATTAACCCTCATTATGTTCAAGTTAATCGAATCCTGGGGAATATCCATCCTCCTCTGATATCCTGCTAAAACAACATGGAAATAATGAACTTTGTAAGTTCAAGGTGGGCCACTATGATGCTCTCAGTATGTTGATCAGCCTTCCAACAGGCTGAGAAAGTGCAGCTGATCTACAGGGGCTTAATTAGTGTTCTTGCAacaccaatatttttttttagatttttcatcccgcctttattatttttataaataactcaaagtgggaaGCATATCTaatcctcctccctcttcctattttccccacaacaacaaccctgtgaggtgggttgggctgagagagagtgacttgcccaaggtcacccagtcggctttcatgcctaaggcagactagaactctcaggctcctggttacTAGTCTGGAatcttaatcactagaccaaagtggcttactttacctttacctttactttacttaGCAGTAGGTTGCCTATGAATGAAGTTTTAAGCTAAATGTAAAATGCTGGCTTTGATCATTAACGGTCTTACATAATCAGGAAAGAGCCCCTTCTTGCCAGGGAATTGTCCCCAAATGTCCTACTGAGAATGTCACCTGGTAAAAAGGCTGCCAGTCCAAGACTTCCTTAGTGGCAGTACCTTTTTCTAACTAAAGGAGACCCATCCAGCCAGTTTCCTTTCTTCTAACAAAACAACTCTTCTACAAAGCTTTGGACTGCTGAGCTATGATTGCTGGTTGAATCTTCCTATGGATTAGCAGTATTAGTACACTGTATTTAttggatataaataaatgtatattttatattgtaatttttaaactgATTATTTTAGTCagcaaatattatattttaagatACACTACTTCcacccaaatgaattttgagtATAAAAAGGTAGCATCTGGTATTTTCACAAACAGCACCCAACAGCAACTCATCTGTTTTGTGAGATGGCTAGAACTGCACACAATTCCCAAGGTTTTCCCCCACCTCTCCACAAAGAATAAAGTATGGGGACTGAAAGTGTGCTTGGACCAAATCCTGCCACAGTCTAGTAGAAGCTGTACATTTGCACAGCTATACCAGTTAGAACACTGCTGGCTTATTCCTGAGGTTCAAATCCCCATAGATGGAAGTGTACTCAGGAGAAAACTGAGGATAGCAGTGGTAAGAAAATAACCAACCCATGAGAAGGCTCCATAGTCCCCTgtggtttgggttttttgttttttgtttgctcttAACTTTGGGGAAGGGGTTGCCTGCTTTCATACGAGTTTGGCCCTGAAACAATTCACTTGGCATTCTGTCCTCTAGCCTTTTTGGAGAGGCAGAAAGTTACACATCAGGCTCAGGACCCTGGACAGAAGCCATAGTGCACATCCAACATGAGCTACTCTGTACAAAATCTATTGTAGTCTAGTCCAGTTCTCTTGGACATGAGATCTGTCCTTGTTTGTTTATGCCTTACCCTACAAAATATTTTAAGCCAatcctttttttttgggggggggcaaatgCTGTTTCCCATTATGCTTATGTGAATGAGCACCACACAAACATATAATACTGGACTCTTCAATGTAAGGCAGAGCTAGACTGACCTTGAATATgcctctgaatatttatttatttttcactttatttggctgcccatctcacacagggcAACTCTGCACAGCGTACAACCATGACATAAAAACaacgaataaataaaaacaatcagtataaaaagataaaatgattattaaaagagTATTATCACAGAGTTATAAAATATACCAACTCCACGGAGAAAGCAACAACGTCAGTCATAGTGGaaccatctaagaatgtctcctgttcccaaagacccccaggcctgacaacacaaccatgtcttgagggacttcctaaacaatagggaaggagcaagcctaatttcGGGGGGGGGGAATGTTCTACAAGAAGGAACCCACAGCAGAGAAGggccacctcctgggacccactaaatgcaagtccctggcggATGGAAcccgtaacatgccttccctgcttgatctaatgggaCGGGGTTAATGTAATTGGGGACAGGCGgaccctcagatatcctggctccatgaggggctttaaaggtccaaaccagcaccttcaattggaCATGAAAGCAAACTGGCAGCTCGTGATGCATGGATGTAATATGTGCTCTTCTATGGGCACGCATAACAGCCTGCGCTGCCGCATTCtataccaactgaagcttctggatactcttcaagagcaaccccatgtagagtgcattgctatagtccaatctggaggtgactaaggcatgagtgacagtgagcagagcctcctgatccaaaTATTGTGCCATCTGCTCATATATATATCAGGTATTCTGGCACAACCTGCCCAACATTAGATTCTATCCAAGAGTCAACATCCCCTTTACCAAAATTAAAGCCAGAATTAGTGTTACACTCCAGTGGTAGTTATGTCAGACTGAGCAGGCGGAAAGTCAGACAATATCATTTAAAAACAGATAAAGCCTTTTGATTTGGACATCTAAATCATATATCCCTGCCTGGTGGACAGAGACAATACCATTATGCTTTCTACGAGATCTACTGTTGACACTagaaaatcatatttatttaacaTCCATTTTTATGACACCAATTCTAATAATTCTGGAGGCTTGGCAAAAAAAGACATGTAATTCACAACCACTAGAATCAGAGGCTATAATAATTCATAACCAAAAGAAACAGTCTCCCTtgccctccccctgccccaagtTCCTAATCCTATTTACTGTGAAGAAAGACAGGAGAAAAGAatgatatttcatttatttttaacctaCTCTTTTTCTGGGGAGCTCAAGTTAAGTTTATGTAGTAGATTCCCTAATAGTCTCCCATCTAAGCATTTCTGAGGCTAAAAATTCCTTAGCTATAAAAGGTGCTGCAGTCCTTGGGAGTTCTATTTTGAGAGGTCTACCTCTTTCTCCAGCCAAAAAAGAACAATTGTACACATTCCAGAAGAACTTCCTGGTAGTCTGGGCCgaacctttttttaaaggaaaacttgaAGAAGCCAGATGACTGGCGGAGTATTATTTCTCTcttcaaaggagaaaaagaaggatcTAATCTAATGCTGCAATTATCAGAGGTCAGAATGGATTTCTCAAGAAAAGCCTCATCAGACTaacctctcttttttaaaaagcaagaaactTCCTCAGTAGCATTGTAGGAATGCTGCAGACATAATATATGTTTCATAACGGATCCCATGACATTCTGATCAAGAAGCTAATTATGTGTGCACTGAATGGTATAAAAACTGAGTGAATATATTGCTGGCTCAAAAATCATATCCAAAGAATGCTCATCAAGTTCTTCATCACAATGAAAGCAGGCATTGAGTAGGGTACCATACGGTTCACTCCTGCGGTCTCGACTCATCAAATAGTTTTATTAATGACTTAGATGAGCAGGTAAAGAGAATGCTTATTAATGTTACAGATAACAACAATTCCATGGATAGCCCATAtcctagaaaacagaaataaaattcaaaacaat contains:
- the ACKR3 gene encoding atypical chemokine receptor 3, with translation MNTIDLPPIFDLVEAENLTETNVTCNNGDCITVDSLLCPTVLSKSALLYTLSFLYIFIFMIGLVANFVVVWMNFQARITSYETHLYIFNLAVADLCVIITLPIWVVSFVQHSQWNMGEVTCKIAHLVFSINLYGSIFFLTCMSVDRYLSVAYFKTASGVKKKRLRCCVCISVWLFAFFAALPDTYYLKTVSSNNETYCRPAYPEETAKEWLAGIELTSVILGFVIPFPVIAVSYCLLATAVSASNDQERKRNVKIIFSYVLVFLVCWLPYHIVVLLDFFLAFHFIPFSCQMESFLYAALHITQCFSLVHCCINPILYSFINRNYRYELMKAFIFKYSAKTGLTKLIDTSKVSEMEYSALEQNAK